agagaaaacagttgtAAACacactcttaatttttttctttacctgcaagatatttttaaaagattacacaACTTCTTGATTCTTTAAGAACTAAGAACCAAAGTATTGaacataagaaataaatgtgCAACCTTCAACCTAGTAATCTGAATGTTGCCAAGAATTACCCAGCTTCTCAAATGCTCTTGGagtcagttttcattttattgttttcctcattaattaatgagttgAATAAAGTCCTTGtcatgtgtttatgtgtatgagAGTTATGTCTTGTGACCTTTTGGAAATTACACGTGATCATTTTTGAAGGTCATGTACTGAGATGTTTGAGAGGATTAGCCTGGCGGAGCCCAAGAAACTGATTTGCCTGCTCATCTTTTCTTGACCTCTGAAGTGAATCCTGGGTGGTGACAGAACTTGAACTTTCCGACTCTCTAGTTCTTTTGCCGTTTCTACtgattttatgtattaatatttgtttttgtttctggtttgtACACCTTCAGTAACTTACTCCCTACTGGTAGCAACAAAACAATGATTGGGGACTTGCTTTTATGGTCTATTTGGTTAGCTCAGTTGGATGAATAAGGGAGACCTGTTCTTTGTTGGGTGAGATTTGACAGACAATTCAATTTAttagtcttttttgtttctgtttcattattttaatctgTTTGTTTATAAGCAACCTTAAAGCAATCAAGAATTACATGCTATATTAGTCAGGCTTCTCCAGAGAGATAGAACCAGTGGGATACGTGGAAGGGCATTTATTAGGAGGAAATTGCTCACACAATCACAGAGGTGGAGAAGTCCCACCGCATGCTGACTGTaagctggagaaccagagaaGCTGGCAgcgtggctcagtccaagtctgaagcctcagaaccagggaagccgaCGGTGCAGCCCCCAGCCAGGCCTGAGAATTCTGAGATCTGTTGATTGTCAATCTTGAGTCACACTGGGGGTGAAATGGTTATGCTAGTGAATTCTGGCAAAGATTGTTTCGTTGCTCTTCAGTGGGGAAAGCACTTGCAAGCAATACTCAGAGTGATGTGCCCAAATGGATAACTGGATGTTGTTACTGTATAATCTGAACACGAACCAACACTTCATGGATAAGTACCATTAGCAAGAAAAGGAACCAAATGGAAGGGTAAATGGTTTTAGGTTAACCCACAAGAGTGCTAGAAAATCAATTTAAAGTATGTGTCTTACAGACAGTGGGTGAGACATTAGTACTATTTTcacatactatttatttatttatttagagtctcactctgtcacccaggctggagcgcagtggtgcaatcttggctcactgcaatctctgtctcctgggttcaagcaattctcctgcctcaacctcctgagtagctgggattacaggcatgtgccaccatgcccagctaaatgtttttttttttagtagaggtggggttacaccatgttggccaggctggtctcgaacacctgacctcaagtgatcccgcctcagcctcccaaagtgttaggattacaggtgtgagccactgctcccaggctCACATACTATTTAGATTGCGTTTGATgtaaacatctattgtttttctttcccccCGCTTTTCCTTTAGGCAGCCTTTGCCTGACACATTCTCTGTGGTCTGGGGGCAATGCTGGATATTGTTAATCAGCCACCCCTTCTCCCCCAACTCAGCGGTACATTTATATGCCATGCTTAAcagagttctgcctcctgggaatGTAAATCTGAGCAGAATGACAAACAAGGGGTTTAAAGCTAAACATCATAGTAACAGCATCCGAAATGCCTGGCCATAGTTTCCTGACTGAGATCCTTAGTTGCCTTTCATTCCTTGGGACTGCCTGCTTCTTCAgctttcccttccattctgttgAGATTAGCTAGATCAAGTTTATGTGGCTTACAACCAAGTACCATAACTGACAAAACATCCTATTTTCCAGGTGAAGTGATTTAAGTCAAGTCCTACACTCAGTGGTCAAATCAACTTCTAACCCATGGCTCTTTCTTCATGGCTTCTGTGAAACACGGATTCATAGTGCTCCCTTTGTGCCATTACAGAATATCTTACTTGTACTGAAGAATTGGCTTCTCTTCACAGAGGTCTTTTCCTACTGAAAAACttccttaaaagagaaaaacattctaAATATACTTCTAGAAATAACAATAAGTCTTTGTTGATTGACTTAGATTCAGttcattttaattacatatattgttTGATCTAATGAAGTGTTACAGCAGGACAGATGGgtgaaattaaaaatctgaaagaaatctCTAATAATCTTCTATACTTAAAAAAAGTAGTATGCAAACtgacagaaaaagtattttatttttatagtatcaTTTTGTAAACAATCACACTGTGCACTTTTTaattcaacaataagaacaatttttttttctagggatTTATAGCAAACCCTATATAAAGTGAATGACTTAACACATGAGTGAAGATGACTAGGGTAgaataatttctgaaaatgtcAAATTACAGCACTTGATACAAAGACCAATGATAACTATCTGTACCATAAAAATTTACATGCCATGAaacattaatttataattttaaatatacagtaaaaCATAGTTATAAAAAGGgtattaaatttattataaacCAGTGAATTACtcagagaaatatttattaaaacctACTAAAAACCAGTAAATATTGCAACTGAGATAAAAATTTATAAGTAAACAAAACTATCATTTATAAGGACCAAGAAGTAAACAAAAGGGCAGACATTTTCTGATGACTGTGTCTACTCCTTGATATTTTGAAGCAGCTTCAACAAATGTGACTCAATAACCTGTTGAACTAGAACAGATAGGTAATCAAGATTACAGCACAGTGActataaaatttctttaaaaactatcaAATTTAACTTATCCCcaatattttcctaaaataaagttatttctaAGCAGGATACATGCATAGTCTGAGGGCAATAATACAATgcaatactttaaaaaacttgAAACTTAGTCTGTCACTGAGTAACTGTCCAAGTTACTGGACGTTGTAtcttggtttttacatttttgaaactgAAGGAGAGTCCAGAATACAAGGTTATCCTAAGGTTGCCCTATAAATAGTTTGCtatcaaaatatgaaataaatcttATAAACAGGTATGCACTTATCCTCCAGTAACTAATTATTTGGGTTGGTGAAACGTATAGTAACAAACTCATTTCTAGACTTTATAGGAATTTGTGGACTTTTCCCAAAGTTCAAAGTGTATGTCAAGAGTTGGGATAACATGTTTTAGGATTACAGTGATAAAGATGGTTTGGAGTACCAGCTTATACTATTTACAGAGCTTTACTAAGATGAGACACAAGAGTTCTAACATACTTACCACTTCTATAGCCTAGGGCTACAGCTAGATCCATAGAATTATATCCAGAGTCAGTTTCAATTGTTGGATCAGCCCCACTTTCTataccaaaatagaaaaatctacataaatgaaatgaaaatgcagaTATATTTGTCTATCATTGGCTCATGTACAAATAGCTGGAGAGATTTTTCAGTTTGGAGAATTTTTTTAGGATAGTCTGACAAAGTACAGAGTGCATGGGGTACTTAGAATTTACTTTAGTGGATTGGAGGGAAGACACTTCAAACAAACAGCATCCTCTAGAGCAGCCGAAACTCATACACATTAAAGATAAAGCTCATGCATAAAGACACTgtagaaagaaaacaatagtgaattcattttcttttcttcttcttcttctttttttttttttttttttttttttgacagagccttgttctgtcgcctaggctggaatgcagaggtgcagtctcagctcattgcaacctctgcccctggggttcaagcgattctcctgccttagcatcctgagtagctcggattacaggcgcccacctgcctgactaatttttgtattttttgtagagatggggtttcaccatgttggccaggctggtttgaactcctgatctcaagtgatccacccaccttagcctcccaaagtgctgggattacaggcttgagccactgtgcctggccacatagtGGATTCACATGTGACACCCCAGATGAAAGCAACAAGGATAAAAGGTCCAATTGCAGGTGTGGTATGTGATGGAGTTGCTTCTCACATGGGCAACTTTACGGTGGCAGGTGCTCTAAGGGTGAAGAGCAGCAAGATTCATGTATTTAACAATAGTTAATGATTCTCCTGAGTAGTACCAGTGGAGGCCAGGtcgaaaaaataaaatcaagtccTCACAtggcattttctaaattttcatctGCTTACCTAAGAGCATCTTTACACATTTCACATGATTTCCATGTACAGCATAAAGCAGAGGTGTTCCTCCATTCTGCAAAACGAAAAGTTGATTCAGTGTTTTTCAGGGTGAGCAAGACTCAAGTAATTTAATGCTGCTGTGAGAAGTTTTACTAGAATTAGACATACAatcatttaaagtaattttaatattttgtgaagGATACTTAAATCAGAACTAATAATTGAGCCTGTGACATTAACTTTTTCTTCTACGTATTTAGCTAATTAATTATTCTTctctgtttattcttttatttattttttagaaacagggtctcactctgtcacccaggctggagtgcagtggtgcaatcatagttcactgcagcctcaaacttctgggctcaagctatcctcccacttcagcctcccaagtagctgggactacaggtgtacaccaccatgctcagtctatttcttctttaataaaaCTTACTGTATCTCTCCCAAACCAAATAAATTCTAAAACTTGTTAGAGTCATTTTAAATTTAGTATCACAAACTTACCCAATCATATTCATTTACATCAACTCCACAATCAAGCAGCATTTTGACAATATCTGTGTAGCCTTTACTACAGGCCAACGACAGTGCACTTTCTCGACCTTTTCCTAAAAGTTGGGGATCAGCACCCTGGTATGGGAAGTAGAGATAAAAGACTTCTCAATTAGTTTAAACAAGAATATTGTTATTCCTGTCAACAATAATTATAGTTCAACACTAGGCCTGGTAATGTTCTGGgcttaataaagaaataatggaaacTTTTACTCATGGATGCTTTTATTGAGATTGCCTGGATGCCTTCCTTCCTCCGTCTTGTATCAATCCTAATTATCCTTTCACTCTGGAGTCATGTCACagctcctccatgaagccttctcCTTCAAAGCTGACAGTACTTCTGTTCCCGTGGGATGTAGAGGGGTCTGGGCGTTAAATTATTTCTCACTGTTGCATGTATGGCTAGTCTTGCCTTCCCAACTAGATCCAAGTTCCACGAGAATATGAAAAGCATTAAACTTTTTTTGGTAGCCTCTACCATTATATCTAGCTGGCTGGATATATAAAAACTCTACTAAAGACTTAACTGAACTTAAGTaactatacatatacattttctgAGGCATTTTCCTTACATTCTGAAGTAGGAACTCTACCACAGCTATTTGCCCGTGTGCTGCAGCCCACATCAGAGGAGTAAATCCTTCTTCATCCGTGTGATTGataacattttctatttaaaagaaaagcaatttttgTGATCTAATTTAACAACCACATCTTAATATCACTATGAAAAACTGGCATTCCGAAGAGTTGATTATAATACTCAATAAAGTTCACTTTGTGTTGACTTTTCGTTGGTGTCCCTTTGCATGTTGTTGTAATTTGCAGTCTGAGTGTATTAAAATATGCCTCAATGTACATAGCCGGGTTCAGATAGCATATTACTTAAAGTATAAACTACCAGACATGACATAATGCCAGGTACAAGGCAGTCAAGAGAACACTGGTCTCAGAATCAGGAGACCacagtttgaatcctggctctgtcactttccagccatgtgaccctgggcaagacACTTAATTTCTTCAATATACAGAATTCCTTGCTTACCTCAACGTACAGTTGGGAGGatcataataaaaatgagattatatgATAGCCCTCAGCATTACAGACATATATAAACTTATTGAATCTTATTAAAGCTATCTTCTACTCCATAGCTAACATTGCTGCCTGTGAATTTCTCTCATTCTTGTGGTTTGCTAACATAATGTTATGTGGATGACAGATAATATAATGTGAATGAAGAATAGTCTGAATTACAGTACCATGCAATTCTACCTTGAACCCCATTTTCTTCCCTAGATTGTCTACTAGTTATTAAGTCCATAGCTTTATCCCTAAATTTATTTAGTAGATTGAAGAAGCCTCCAAATATtcataaacaaacagaaacataAGATTAAGTCTTTCTTATAAAAATGACAtgattaagcaaaataaaactctttGATCAGACTCCCTATATTCAATAAACAGTTTTGGGAcaactggctaactttttaaagcatgaaaataaaaatacagctcATTCTTTACTTCATTACAACAAAACATATTCCATATGAGTTAAATATTGAATTGTAAAAAGGAAACCCCAGAAGTTCTAGAATAAGGAATGAGtgaatttatttataatcttgaaatggggaatcctttctaAGCAAGATATAAAATCCACGagtcacaaagaagaaaataaatttatgactTAGAAATGTTATGCTTTCAAAACTTCATAAAGGAAGTCAAAGGAAAAATGACAAGCTGGGGAACAATATATGCaacataaacaacaacaaaaacagctaATTTCCTTAATTTAGAGTTTACATACCAATATATAGCAGGCAGTTCACAAAAAATTCCAGTAGACCATAACTTAAAAAACGTAAATGAAACTACTCTGAGATGCCATTTTTCACACGTCAGATTAGCAAAATTTGGAGTCTGCTAATATCCTGTATCAGTGAGGGCATGGGGAAACAGAAACTCTAGCTCTTCTGTGAGGACACACATTTGGttatatatttatagatgtatatatataaaatatgtatttacatatattaaaaaatacacacacacacacacacacacacacatatatatatatataccctttgacccagcaaatCTACTTGTGGGAATCTGCCCTACAGATATACTTTAAGTATAAACTTAAAACTTAAGGGGGgcagttaaaaaaataacatagaaCATGTACATGCAATACAATGCACACTTATGGAactatgaaaagaataaaataggtcTTTAATATGTGCTTATATGGAAAGCTCTCCACTGTATTCAGTGTAAAACGGTGCAATGTAGTGtatattttcccttttgtgtAAATAACAAGCACATATATATTCTCACACATAACCcaaaacataaatagaaatgttttccataaaaattttctgaaaatgtaagAAACTTATAATGTTTCCTTTTGGGGAAAAGGCAATGGTGGTAAAGTAACTTTTATgctttatgttccttttttttttttttttttttttactatccaTTGGGTTATCTGCCTGGTGAgtttatgtaattatttgtttttgtctttatactttcttatattaaaataaaacaataacaaatccAATAAATCCTATtgaatttgtttaaatatttttaaataggctATTACCTTGTTCGATACGAGTAGCCAGATAGAGCATCTCTCCCTGAGCAGCCAACTGGTGAACAGACAAAGCTGAAAGAGTATCATAAAATGCTTCATGCATTATCTATAGGGTACACTTGCATCATCCCACGGTTCATGTTTGTGTCACCAATTtccttttccaaaacaaaaactataattttattattttaaaaatataacttaaaatgtatcctaaaattaaggctgggcgtggtggctcatgcctgtaatcccagcactttgggaggcagaggcaggtggatcacttgaggccaggagttcgagaccatcctggccaacgtggcaaaaccctgtctctacaaaaaatacaaaaattagctgggcgtggtggcatgcgcctgtaatcccagctacttgggaggctgaggctggggaatcacttgaatcagggaggcagaggttgcagtgaactgagattgtgccactgcactccagtctgggcgacagaaaaaaaaaagtaccctaAAATTACAAGTACTCATTCTATATTTGAGAATTGATTCATATTCATTTAAGGTAATTCTGATatctacaattttatttttatgagacagggtttcgtcatgttgctctggctggccttgaactccagggctcaagcagatcctcccaccttgacctcccacagtgctgggattacaggcatgagccaccatgcctcggcctctttttaaaatctacaaaTTGTTATTATCAATGAAATCTATTCTGAAGAAATGgcttagatatttaatttttaaaatgctatttctgCATCCAAACTTATGAGGAAGATGGGTCTTAAAGACACGAAGAcactcttttgtctttttattgactGACCCCATTGtggtcttaaatatttttatttcaagactCTATGGGGTTTTCCTTTTACAAGGAATGAGGTCACAAATAAAAAACTGGCCTTGagagtaaatttatttatttatttattttgagacagggtctcactttatcacccaggcttgagtgcagtggtgtgatctcagctcactgcagcctcaacctcctgggctcaagtgatcctcctgcctcagccccccaaatagctggaactatacaggtgggtgccaccacgtccggataattttcatattttttgtagagacagggttttgccatgttgcccaggtctttaactcctgagctcaagtgatccgccagcctcagtctcccaaagtgctaggattataggcatgagccactgtgcctggcctgagaatAAATTCTTGAGTGTAGGCCTAGCTGTGGCTAATTAGCTGTGTGATGCTGgataactttaaacatttttgtctgTAACGTGAGATGTAAATCAAATGATCTTAGGTATTTGTTTTTAGCTCAAAAATTCTATGGTGGATTATTTTAAGACAACTTCTTTAAAGACAATGCCAAATAGGGAGAGTTCTCcttaaaaattagtagcatttgaTCATTGACTTCAGTGATACGATTGGATGGCCTTACTACAGAAGGAAAAGCAATTGGTGTCCTACGCAAATTTATATCAGTAAACcagaaatggccaacaggtgGGGTGAGAGTCCTACAGGAAGATTCTTCCTAGCTCAATTGGTACAGTATGTGACTCAGAAATCAGGAGGGATTTAGTGcttccaaagaaaaaaacatattttgtcatgctttagaatatagatatatttatattacattctcAAATACAGTAACTAACAAATACACTTAAATACTAACACAAACAcagttcctgtttttctttttttaacatactTATACTATATAGAATATTTTTGTAGTTTAAATAGAAAAGCTTTACTTCCTCTAGAAtgattctacatttaaaaaattgtggatTCAAGGTATTAAAAGAGATGGtttaatattcatattatattCAAATTCAAAATTACAGTGCAAATCACTCAGCTTTTACTACAAAATCATTTATTGATCAGTGATCTGGTTTATAAGTAAAATGTGAAGACTTGAACTCCAAGAACATGAAAATACTGACAGTGTCTTAATTTCAGAGGGctcagaattattatttttaatctctattaTTTATTAACTCACTATTTTTACAGTAAAACTTTtatgttttcataatattttaatctgtatttgcTCTCAACAGAGAAATATAACACatgaactatttatttatttattattgattgattggaatcagggtctcactctgttgctcaggctggggtacagtggtgtgatcacagctcactgcagccttgacctcctgggctcaaatgatcctcctgctttatttAGCCTCTTGAGTatatgggactacaggtgtttgccaccacacctagctaattaaaaaacttttttttggtacagatgggatcttgttatgttgctcagactggtcttgaactcctgaactcaagtaatcctcctacctcagcatcccaaagtgctgggattacaggtgtgacctgCTGTGTCTAGCCccacatgaaatatttaaaaatgcaataatacATGAAAAAGTTTTCAACTGCTAAAACTACTAGGACATCACTTAAGCTTTCAAAAAACTTAAGTataatgcatgtatttatttttaattgacaaataataattgtgtatatctATGGAGTACAAAGGggtattttaatatatgtttacattgtggaatgattaaagcCAATTAACAaatctatcacctcacatacttattttttgtagtgtaaacatttaaaatttactcttttggcaattttgaaaaatacaatgcattattattgtttgtttttatttttttgagacagggtctcactctgtcacccaggctggagtgcaatggtgcgatctcagctcattgcaacctgctcctcccagattcaagtgaccctctcacctcagcctcccaagtagctgggaacacaggcatgcaccaccacgcctggctattttttgaaattttttttattttttattttttgcatttttagtagagacatagagtcttgctatgttgccctggccagtctcgaattcctgagctcaagcgacgcaccagcctcggcctcccaaagtgttgggattacaggcgtgagccaccatgcccagccttcagtgcattatattaattatagtcaccattgTGTACAATAGGTCATTAAGTAGTCCTCCTGTCTAGCtaaaactttgtatcctttgatcagTATCTCCACCCTTTCAGCATCTactcccctctcccagcctctggtaaacaCCCGTCTACTGTGTACTTCCACTGAGTTCTACTGTTACAGATGTCCCATATAGTGAGATcgtgtggtatttgtctttctatgcctgacttatttcacttagcataatgtcctccaggttcatccatgtgtcGCCAAGTgacaatttccttcttttttcaggttgaatagtattccattgtgtagtataacacattttctttatccagaaaatatgcatttaatgaaaataatgttttaaagtcaAACTCTTCAAAGTATTACATTAAGAATAAGAATATAGTAATACATCTGTGGCAAATACTTACAATTTGCTAACAGAGGTGTGGTAGAGACCTCATTTCCTCTGTGTTTGTTGGTTAAAGTAGTTGACTGCTTTATGGGTGAGAAATGCTTTGTTGTAGACGGGGTGTAGACATGCCTTACTTGAATTCCCGGAGAAGGAGATGTATGGATATTGCATTCGgctaagtaaaaaacaaatgtaaacacaTTAAAAGCATTTCAGTAAGAGTTCTATGTCAAtgtctacatttaaaaagaaatacatgaggtATAATAGCTTCGATTAAACTATTTATCAAGTGATACTAAATTGTTTTTATCATAGAAAGTCCATACTTCCTTGTTTGcataatggttaaaaaaaaaaaaaagtctaggctgggcatggtgctcacgcctgtaaccccagcactttaggtcaggaattcgagaccagcctggccaacatggtgaaaccccatctgtactaaaaatacaaaaaattagccgggcacagtggcgcatgcctgtaatcccagctgctcaggaggctgaggtagaattgcttgaacctagaaggcggaggttgcagtgagccaagatctcgccactgtactccagcctgggtgacagagagatgctctggctcaaaaaaaaaaaaagagtctataTAACCATAGTGAAAG
This genomic stretch from Nomascus leucogenys isolate Asia chromosome 18, Asia_NLE_v1, whole genome shotgun sequence harbors:
- the ANKRA2 gene encoding ankyrin repeat family A protein 2 isoform X1; the encoded protein is MATSTNLDIGAQLIVEECPSTYSLTGMPDIKIEHPLDPNSEEGSAQGVAMGMKFILPNRFDMNVCSRFVKSLNEEDSKNIQDQVNSDLEVASVLFKAECNIHTSPSPGIQVRHVYTPSTTKHFSPIKQSTTLTNKHRGNEVSTTPLLANSLSVHQLAAQGEMLYLATRIEQENVINHTDEEGFTPLMWAAAHGQIAVVEFLLQNGADPQLLGKGRESALSLACSKGYTDIVKMLLDCGVDVNEYDWNGGTPLLYAVHGNHVKCVKMLLESGADPTIETDSGYNSMDLAVALGYRSVQQVIESHLLKLLQNIKE
- the ANKRA2 gene encoding ankyrin repeat family A protein 2 isoform X2, which codes for MKKIVKIFKIRLTLTWRWHLSYLKVESYAECNIHTSPSPGIQVRHVYTPSTTKHFSPIKQSTTLTNKHRGNEVSTTPLLANSLSVHQLAAQGEMLYLATRIEQENVINHTDEEGFTPLMWAAAHGQIAVVEFLLQNGADPQLLGKGRESALSLACSKGYTDIVKMLLDCGVDVNEYDWNGGTPLLYAVHGNHVKCVKMLLESGADPTIETDSGYNSMDLAVALGYRSVQQVIESHLLKLLQNIKE